Proteins encoded by one window of Corynebacterium amycolatum:
- a CDS encoding aminoacyl-tRNA hydrolase produces MRRQDHKNPAVTDASSVPEWFRIAHSLLPQPDREDHGEDVPWAMAILLEVPKKERPSRTALLRAAAMAVVACCLDERAGDDTSAYQQGLVSWYGARIRKLTRRARNIGWQRAQLAPGVTVDVDGAQARALVPTPVDDTYPEIAKLQISGTDLPYDDPETTSPDDSGNRGSADTFAPPVIWVDKNLNMSVGKVAAQVGHGSMLYAASLSVEEAWAWAQTGYALDVKETPRELWPAPELRAVEVQDAGFTEIAPGSITVSVTPGAQGQ; encoded by the coding sequence GTGCGACGCCAGGATCACAAGAATCCCGCTGTCACGGACGCATCATCGGTGCCGGAATGGTTCCGCATTGCCCATAGCCTCCTGCCGCAACCCGATAGGGAAGACCATGGCGAGGATGTGCCGTGGGCAATGGCTATTTTGCTTGAGGTGCCGAAGAAGGAACGCCCCTCGCGCACTGCGCTGCTCCGCGCCGCCGCGATGGCTGTTGTTGCTTGTTGCCTCGACGAGCGCGCAGGCGATGACACTTCGGCCTATCAACAAGGTCTGGTGTCTTGGTACGGCGCGCGCATCCGCAAGCTCACACGTCGCGCTCGCAATATCGGCTGGCAACGCGCTCAGCTTGCACCGGGTGTCACCGTAGATGTCGACGGCGCGCAAGCTCGCGCACTAGTGCCAACTCCTGTCGACGATACCTACCCAGAGATTGCCAAACTACAAATTTCCGGCACCGATTTGCCTTACGACGACCCGGAGACCACATCTCCCGACGACTCGGGCAACCGTGGGAGTGCTGACACCTTTGCTCCGCCAGTGATTTGGGTGGACAAGAACCTGAATATGTCCGTAGGAAAGGTGGCCGCGCAAGTTGGACACGGCTCAATGCTCTATGCGGCCAGCCTGTCGGTTGAGGAAGCGTGGGCGTGGGCGCAAACTGGCTACGCGTTAGATGTGAAAGAAACACCGCGGGAGCTGTGGCCAGCGCCAGAGCTACGTGCTGTAGAAGTTCAGGATGCTGGGTTTACAGAGATTGCCCCTGGATCAATCACCGTGTCGGTCACGCCAGGGGCACAGGGGCAGTAG